One genomic region from Streptomyces sp. NBC_00582 encodes:
- a CDS encoding DUF4240 domain-containing protein, with the protein MNKQQFWQLIEEARNQASNPNDGEAVAREATSLLASRPVEEIIAAEQVLSELMVDSYTNPLWAAAYIANGGCSDDGFDYFRGWLIAQGRKVFERVVADPDALAELPIVRSSAADGVDLEGEDMLGIAWNAHISATGDQLPASPPTIRYRELDPTWNFDFDDQDEMTRRLPRLAALYLE; encoded by the coding sequence ATGAACAAGCAGCAGTTCTGGCAGCTCATTGAGGAAGCCCGCAATCAGGCATCCAACCCGAACGACGGCGAAGCGGTCGCTCGCGAAGCGACCTCGCTGCTGGCCTCCCGGCCGGTCGAGGAGATCATCGCAGCTGAGCAGGTGCTGTCGGAGCTAATGGTTGACTCGTACACCAATCCTCTGTGGGCCGCTGCTTACATCGCCAACGGTGGGTGCTCTGACGACGGCTTCGACTACTTCCGCGGCTGGCTGATCGCTCAGGGCCGTAAAGTCTTCGAGCGCGTAGTCGCTGATCCCGATGCCCTGGCAGAACTGCCCATCGTTCGATCCTCCGCAGCCGACGGTGTCGACCTGGAGGGTGAGGACATGCTGGGCATCGCCTGGAACGCACACATCTCGGCGACCGGTGATCAACTCCCCGCGAGCCCACCCACCATCCGCTACCGGGAGCTGGACCCCACCTGGAACTTCGATTTCGATGACCAAGACGAAATGACTCGCCGACTGCCCCGCTTGGCAGCTCTCTATCTGGAGTAA